One stretch of Roseovarius mucosus DNA includes these proteins:
- a CDS encoding DUF302 domain-containing protein, translating to MKRTVLAGALALISLPAAAAEQATTYPFDGSFDDATFAVESAIVGRGLVIDLQSHVGDMLNRTGADVGSDVKIFDAADIFLFCSATLSREVMEADPMNIAHCPYGIFVADQGGEVLIGYRNYPEGEMQNVQAMLDDIVQEALQ from the coding sequence TTGAAACGCACAGTTCTGGCTGGTGCTCTGGCCCTGATTTCGCTGCCCGCCGCGGCAGCAGAGCAGGCCACCACCTATCCCTTTGACGGCAGCTTTGACGATGCAACCTTTGCCGTCGAAAGCGCCATTGTCGGTCGCGGGCTGGTCATTGACCTGCAAAGCCACGTGGGTGACATGTTGAATCGCACCGGCGCAGATGTGGGCAGCGATGTCAAAATCTTCGACGCAGCGGATATCTTTCTGTTCTGTTCCGCCACTCTCTCGCGCGAGGTGATGGAGGCAGACCCCATGAACATCGCCCACTGCCCCTATGGTATCTTTGTCGCCGATCAGGGCGGCGAGGTCTTGATCGGCTATCGCAACTACCCAGAGGGCGAGATGCAAAACGTGCAGGCGATGCTGGACGATATTGTTCAAGAGGCGCTGCAATAA
- a CDS encoding NAD(P)/FAD-dependent oxidoreductase: MTFNRRKFIAVGAATAATLSAPHVLADTHGKPRVVVIGGGSGGATAARYIAKDSKGAIDVTLVEPSRSYFTCYFSNLYIAGFTELDEISHTYGTLAAKYGINVVHDWAVDVDRDAKTVSLAGGAVLSYDKLILSPGIDFVEGAVPGWSVAAQNKMPHAYKAGSQSELLKAQIMAMPQGGRFAMVAPPDPFRCPPGPYERISMVAHVLKQTNPTAKILLVDPKETFSKQALFEEGWERHYSGMIERVGPDFGATNVTVDPEAMTVDIDGSVEKVDVCNVIPAQKAGRIADMAGVTDGNWAPVNAADMSSKADPDVHVLGDAAQQGDMPKSGFAANSQAKVCAMAVRGALTGSKVFPAKFTNTCWSLIAPDDGVKVGATYEATPEKIAKVDGFVSQTGEDAVTRKATYEESVGWYAGITTDMFN, encoded by the coding sequence ATGACCTTTAACCGACGCAAGTTTATTGCCGTGGGCGCGGCAACCGCTGCGACCCTTTCGGCACCGCATGTCCTTGCCGATACCCACGGCAAGCCCCGTGTCGTGGTGATCGGTGGCGGATCGGGTGGGGCCACCGCCGCGCGCTATATCGCCAAGGACAGCAAGGGCGCGATTGATGTGACCCTGGTCGAGCCCTCGCGCAGTTATTTCACCTGCTACTTTTCCAACCTTTATATCGCCGGTTTCACCGAGCTAGACGAGATTTCCCACACCTATGGCACACTTGCAGCCAAATACGGGATCAACGTCGTGCATGACTGGGCCGTTGATGTGGACCGGGATGCCAAAACCGTCAGCCTCGCGGGGGGCGCGGTTCTGTCCTATGACAAACTGATCCTCAGCCCCGGCATTGATTTCGTCGAGGGCGCCGTGCCCGGTTGGTCCGTTGCCGCGCAGAACAAGATGCCTCACGCCTACAAGGCCGGATCGCAGAGCGAACTTCTCAAGGCGCAGATCATGGCGATGCCGCAGGGCGGACGCTTTGCCATGGTCGCACCGCCCGACCCGTTCCGCTGCCCTCCGGGGCCCTATGAGCGGATTTCCATGGTGGCGCATGTGCTCAAGCAAACCAACCCAACCGCCAAGATTCTGCTGGTCGATCCAAAAGAGACATTTTCGAAACAGGCGCTGTTCGAGGAAGGCTGGGAACGCCACTACAGCGGCATGATCGAGCGGGTCGGCCCGGATTTCGGCGCAACAAACGTGACCGTCGATCCCGAGGCGATGACCGTGGACATCGACGGATCGGTCGAAAAGGTGGACGTTTGCAATGTCATCCCGGCGCAAAAGGCCGGACGTATTGCCGATATGGCGGGCGTCACCGATGGCAATTGGGCGCCTGTCAATGCCGCGGATATGTCCTCCAAGGCGGACCCGGACGTGCATGTTCTGGGCGATGCGGCCCAACAGGGCGATATGCCAAAATCAGGCTTTGCCGCCAATTCTCAGGCCAAGGTCTGCGCCATGGCGGTGCGCGGTGCGCTGACCGGCTCCAAGGTCTTTCCAGCCAAGTTCACCAACACCTGCTGGTCGCTCATCGCGCCTGACGATGGCGTCAAGGTTGGCGCTACATACGAGGCAACACCGGAAAAGATCGCCAAGGTCGACGGTTTCGTTTCTCAGACTGGCGAGGATGCTGTGACCCGCAAGGCAACCTATGAGGAATCTGTCGGCTGGTATGCCGGGATCACCACGGACATGTTCAACTGA
- a CDS encoding c-type cytochrome, producing the protein MIARRLLLIALTAVFAAGAAQAELVGDAEAGETLYGQCKGCHEIGKGAEDRIGPHLNGLFGRRVASHEGFAYSASMQRAGVDGLIWGFDTLDAYIENPRALVSKTRMSYRGMKDAQDRADLMAYLRRFSASPANIPEAAPTARGTDHTVDPAILAIQGDPEYGEYLSSECVSCHQADGSSDGIPSITRWPEEDFVVAMHAYKDKLRPHPVMQMMAGRLSNEEIAALAAYFKDLD; encoded by the coding sequence ATGATAGCGCGCCGCCTCTTGCTCATTGCCCTGACCGCTGTTTTCGCGGCAGGCGCAGCGCAGGCCGAATTGGTAGGTGACGCAGAGGCTGGTGAGACGCTCTATGGGCAGTGCAAAGGCTGTCATGAAATCGGGAAGGGGGCCGAGGACCGGATCGGCCCCCATCTCAATGGCCTCTTCGGGCGGCGTGTCGCGTCGCACGAAGGCTTTGCTTATTCCGCCTCAATGCAGCGCGCTGGGGTTGATGGGCTGATATGGGGCTTTGACACGCTCGACGCCTATATCGAAAATCCCCGCGCGCTCGTGTCTAAAACCCGCATGAGCTATCGCGGCATGAAGGACGCGCAGGATCGTGCGGATCTTATGGCCTATCTGCGCCGCTTTTCTGCAAGCCCCGCAAATATCCCAGAGGCCGCTCCAACCGCGCGGGGCACGGATCACACCGTTGATCCCGCAATTCTGGCGATTCAGGGCGACCCCGAATATGGCGAATACCTGTCTAGCGAATGCGTAAGCTGTCATCAGGCCGATGGCTCGAGCGACGGGATCCCATCCATTACCCGCTGGCCCGAAGAGGATTTCGTGGTCGCCATGCACGCATACAAAGACAAACTGCGTCCCCACCCGGTGATGCAGATGATGGCCGGACGCCTGTCGAACGAGGAGATCGCGGCATTGGCGGCCTATTTCAAGGACCTCGACTGA
- a CDS encoding c-type cytochrome has product MSKFLKFTLVTGFALSATATALWAGEYGLGRPALPEEIAAWDVKVMPDGRGLPEGSGDVWTGDEVFGEHCAVCHGDFAEGIGNWPKLAGGADTLDRDDPLKTVGSYWPYLSTVFDYVNRSMPFGNAQSLTPDEVYAIVAYILYSNNLVEDDFELSHENFMDVELPNAGGFIVDDRAETEYAIWHGDPCMENCKESVEITMHATVLDVTPDEQSATEGASAAEPVDVAEATTEQESAPAAAEVDEIDPALIAAGEKVFKKCSACHQVGEGASNRVGPMLNGVMGRAAGSVEGFKYSDVLKTMAADGLIWTDETLTAFLANPRGFMKGTKMSFAGLKKDEDLTAISAYLSSFSK; this is encoded by the coding sequence ATGTCGAAGTTTCTTAAGTTTACGTTGGTCACAGGGTTTGCTCTCAGCGCCACGGCAACTGCCCTCTGGGCGGGTGAATACGGCCTAGGGCGGCCCGCCCTGCCCGAAGAGATCGCGGCTTGGGATGTTAAGGTCATGCCAGACGGGCGCGGTCTTCCCGAAGGATCGGGCGACGTCTGGACCGGCGACGAGGTTTTTGGCGAGCATTGCGCGGTCTGCCATGGCGATTTCGCTGAAGGTATTGGCAACTGGCCCAAACTGGCTGGTGGTGCCGATACGCTGGACCGTGACGACCCGCTCAAGACGGTGGGCTCGTACTGGCCCTATCTCTCGACCGTGTTTGACTACGTCAACCGCTCCATGCCCTTTGGCAACGCGCAGAGCCTGACACCGGATGAGGTCTATGCCATCGTTGCCTATATCCTCTACTCCAACAACCTTGTGGAGGATGACTTTGAGCTGAGCCACGAGAATTTCATGGATGTGGAATTGCCCAACGCGGGCGGCTTCATCGTCGATGACCGCGCCGAGACCGAATATGCGATCTGGCACGGTGATCCTTGCATGGAAAACTGCAAGGAAAGTGTCGAAATCACGATGCACGCCACCGTTCTGGATGTGACGCCAGACGAACAGTCCGCCACAGAAGGGGCGAGCGCAGCAGAGCCTGTCGACGTGGCCGAGGCCACCACTGAACAGGAGTCGGCCCCGGCCGCTGCCGAGGTGGATGAAATTGATCCGGCCCTTATCGCTGCCGGCGAAAAGGTCTTTAAGAAATGTAGCGCCTGTCATCAGGTTGGCGAAGGTGCCAGCAACCGTGTTGGCCCAATGCTAAACGGGGTTATGGGGCGTGCGGCGGGGTCGGTGGAAGGGTTCAAATACTCTGACGTGCTGAAAACCATGGCGGCGGATGGCCTGATCTGGACAGATGAAACGCTGACTGCGTTTCTCGCCAATCCACGTGGCTTTATGAAAGGCACCAAAATGAGCTTTGCAGGCCTCAAAAAGGATGAGGACCTCACGGCAATTTCAGCTTATCTTTCAAGTTTCAGTAAGTAG
- the soxC gene encoding sulfite dehydrogenase, whose protein sequence is MSGTFKGKPTSRRAFLRGGVAAAAGAVAAGAAQAATPDPLITEVQDWAISLGDGVDATPYGLPIEYEADVVRRNVPWLTADPISSINFTPIHALDGTITPQGCAFERHHSGAIDLKKEDYRLMINGLVDTPLVFTYEDLERFPRENHVYFCECAANTGMEWAGAQLNGAQFTHGMIHNMEYTGVSLRTLLEEAGLDAAGDLKDKWVYVEGADASSNGRSIPMAKALGDCLVAFKANGEALRKEHGYPVRLVVPGWEGNMWVKWLRRIEVTDAAVESREETSKYTDTLEDGTSRKWTWVMDAKSVITSPSPQSPIKHGKGPLVITGLAWSGHGAITRVDVSKDGGKTWETARLAKPGEAKALTRFYLDTTWDGEEMLLQSRAMDETGYIQPTKAQLREVRGLNSVYHNNCIQTWWVRPNGEAENVEVS, encoded by the coding sequence ATGTCAGGGACATTCAAAGGCAAACCCACCTCCCGGCGCGCCTTTTTGCGCGGTGGCGTGGCAGCGGCGGCTGGGGCCGTCGCGGCGGGTGCGGCACAGGCCGCCACCCCAGATCCACTGATTACCGAAGTGCAGGATTGGGCTATCAGCCTTGGCGATGGGGTTGATGCCACCCCCTATGGCCTGCCCATTGAATATGAGGCGGACGTGGTGCGGCGCAATGTGCCGTGGCTCACCGCCGATCCGATCAGCTCGATCAATTTTACCCCCATTCACGCGCTCGACGGAACGATCACACCGCAGGGCTGCGCGTTCGAGCGGCACCATTCCGGCGCAATCGACCTCAAGAAAGAGGACTATCGCCTGATGATCAACGGCCTTGTTGATACGCCGCTGGTCTTTACCTACGAGGATCTTGAGCGTTTCCCACGCGAGAACCACGTTTACTTCTGCGAATGTGCGGCCAACACCGGCATGGAATGGGCGGGCGCACAACTGAACGGCGCACAGTTCACCCATGGCATGATCCACAACATGGAATACACCGGCGTCTCCCTGCGCACCTTGCTGGAAGAGGCCGGATTGGACGCGGCGGGTGATCTCAAGGATAAATGGGTTTATGTCGAGGGCGCGGATGCGTCTTCCAATGGCCGTTCGATCCCCATGGCCAAAGCGCTTGGCGACTGCCTTGTTGCGTTCAAGGCCAATGGCGAGGCGCTGCGCAAAGAACATGGATACCCCGTTCGCCTTGTCGTACCCGGTTGGGAAGGCAATATGTGGGTCAAGTGGTTGCGTCGCATCGAAGTGACCGACGCCGCTGTCGAAAGCCGCGAAGAAACCAGCAAATACACCGACACGCTCGAGGATGGCACAAGCCGCAAGTGGACTTGGGTGATGGATGCCAAATCGGTCATCACCTCGCCCAGTCCGCAATCGCCGATCAAACATGGCAAAGGCCCGCTCGTGATCACTGGTCTTGCTTGGTCCGGTCATGGTGCGATCACGCGCGTGGACGTGTCCAAGGATGGTGGCAAGACCTGGGAAACCGCCCGTCTCGCCAAACCGGGCGAGGCCAAGGCGCTGACCCGTTTCTACCTCGACACAACATGGGACGGCGAAGAAATGCTGCTCCAGAGCCGTGCGATGGACGAGACCGGATATATCCAGCCGACCAAGGCGCAACTGCGCGAGGTGCGCGGCCTTAACTCGGTCTATCACAACAACTGTATTCAGACATGGTGGGTGCGGCCCAACGGGGAGGCAGAAAATGTCGAAGTTTCTTAA
- the soxB gene encoding thiosulfohydrolase SoxB, with product MISRRDFLQTSMAASAILGASSFGNWAKLAAQQALTQDQLLQFDTFGNVSLIHITDIHAQLKPIYFREPSINIGVGGNKGAVPHVTGADFRKLYGIDDGSASHYALSAGDFSALAQAYGKVGGLDRMATVINAIRADRPDAILLDGGDTWHGSYTCYHTAGQDMVNVMNALKPDAMTFHWEFTLGSARVQEIVESLPFAALGQNIFDAEWDEPVEIFPPYKFFERGGVKIAVIGQAFPYMPIANPGWMFPEYSFGIRDENMQAMVDEVRGQGAELVVCLSHNGFDVDKKMASRVTGIDVILSGHTHDALPEPVLVGETIIVASGSNGKFVSRVDLDVRDGRMMGFRHKLIPIFSDVIEPDKEVATLIEEQRAPYLDQLTEVIGKTDSLLYRRGNFNGTWDDLICDALLSEREADIAMSPGVRWGPSLIPGQDITREDIFNVTSMTYGKAYRSEMTGEFIKVILEDVADNIFNPDPYYQQGGDMVRIGGMGYRIDINQPQGSRISDMTLLKTGEAIDPAKSYVVAGWASVNENTEGPEIWDVVENHIRKLGTVSVAPNNSVQVIGA from the coding sequence ATGATCTCGCGGCGTGATTTTCTTCAGACAAGCATGGCGGCGTCAGCCATTCTTGGGGCGTCTTCCTTTGGCAATTGGGCGAAACTGGCGGCTCAACAGGCGCTCACTCAGGACCAACTGTTGCAATTCGACACCTTTGGCAATGTCAGCCTGATCCACATCACCGACATTCACGCCCAACTCAAACCGATCTATTTCCGAGAGCCGTCGATCAATATCGGCGTGGGTGGAAACAAGGGGGCCGTGCCGCATGTTACAGGCGCAGACTTCCGCAAGCTCTATGGCATCGACGATGGCAGCGCCTCGCATTATGCCCTGTCCGCTGGCGATTTCAGCGCGCTTGCGCAGGCCTATGGCAAGGTTGGCGGGCTGGACCGGATGGCGACGGTGATCAATGCCATTCGTGCCGACCGCCCTGATGCCATTCTACTCGATGGTGGCGACACATGGCATGGGTCATACACCTGCTACCACACAGCAGGCCAAGACATGGTCAATGTCATGAACGCGCTCAAGCCTGACGCGATGACCTTTCACTGGGAATTCACACTCGGGTCCGCCCGCGTTCAGGAAATCGTCGAAAGCCTGCCCTTTGCTGCGCTTGGACAGAACATCTTTGACGCGGAATGGGACGAGCCGGTCGAGATCTTCCCACCCTACAAGTTCTTTGAGCGGGGTGGCGTCAAGATCGCCGTCATCGGTCAGGCCTTTCCCTATATGCCCATTGCCAACCCCGGCTGGATGTTCCCGGAATACAGCTTTGGTATCCGCGACGAGAATATGCAGGCCATGGTGGACGAGGTGCGCGGCCAAGGTGCTGAACTCGTTGTTTGCCTTAGCCACAATGGTTTTGACGTGGACAAGAAGATGGCAAGCCGTGTGACCGGCATCGACGTGATCCTGTCAGGCCACACCCATGACGCCCTGCCAGAGCCCGTTCTGGTTGGTGAGACGATCATCGTCGCCTCTGGTTCCAACGGCAAATTCGTGAGCCGCGTTGATCTTGATGTGCGCGATGGCCGGATGATGGGCTTTCGCCACAAGCTGATCCCGATCTTCTCGGATGTCATCGAACCTGACAAAGAGGTGGCCACCCTCATCGAGGAACAACGCGCGCCCTATCTCGATCAATTGACCGAGGTGATTGGCAAGACCGACAGCCTGCTCTACCGGCGCGGCAATTTCAACGGCACGTGGGATGATCTGATCTGTGACGCGCTTTTGTCCGAGCGTGAGGCCGATATCGCCATGTCCCCCGGTGTTCGCTGGGGGCCAAGCCTGATCCCCGGTCAGGACATCACCCGCGAGGATATCTTCAATGTCACCTCAATGACCTATGGCAAAGCCTATCGCTCTGAAATGACAGGCGAATTCATCAAGGTCATTCTCGAAGACGTGGCCGACAACATCTTTAACCCCGACCCCTATTACCAGCAGGGCGGCGATATGGTGCGCATCGGTGGCATGGGATACCGGATCGACATCAACCAGCCGCAGGGCAGCCGGATCAGCGATATGACCTTGCTCAAGACCGGCGAGGCGATTGATCCGGCGAAATCCTATGTCGTCGCCGGTTGGGCTTCGGTCAATGAAAACACCGAAGGCCCAGAAATCTGGGACGTGGTCGAAAATCACATTCGCAAACTCGGCACGGTCAGTGTCGCCCCCAATAACAGCGTCCAAGTGATTGGCGCGTAA
- the soxA gene encoding sulfur oxidation c-type cytochrome SoxA, translating to MKRTGRITGLIGATALLAGAAFAEAVDDTLIVNEEIEIITRTAAPAHLADSVDEVLSGWHFREAETRAMQADDFDNPGMIFVENAMTAWETAEGTEGKSCASCHGDAAESMKGVRAVYPKWNETAGEVRTLEMQVNGCRTERMGAEQWKYSGTEMINMTALLASVSRGLPVNVAIDGPAQATWELGKEMYYTRYGQLELSCANCHEQNYGNMIRADHLSQGQINAFPAYRLKDAALVGVQNRFRGCIRDTRGETFAVGSPEFIALELYVASRGNGLSVEGPSIRN from the coding sequence ATGAAAAGAACAGGACGGATTACCGGTCTGATCGGCGCAACGGCGCTCTTGGCAGGGGCGGCCTTTGCCGAAGCTGTGGATGACACGCTGATCGTGAACGAAGAAATCGAGATTATCACCCGCACCGCAGCCCCTGCGCATCTTGCAGACAGTGTTGATGAAGTTTTGTCAGGGTGGCATTTCCGCGAAGCGGAAACCCGCGCCATGCAAGCCGATGATTTCGACAATCCCGGCATGATCTTTGTTGAGAATGCGATGACCGCGTGGGAAACCGCCGAAGGCACCGAAGGCAAATCTTGCGCAAGCTGTCATGGTGATGCCGCCGAGAGCATGAAGGGCGTACGCGCCGTCTATCCCAAGTGGAACGAGACCGCTGGCGAAGTGCGCACGCTTGAAATGCAGGTCAACGGCTGCCGGACCGAGCGTATGGGCGCAGAACAGTGGAAATACAGCGGGACCGAGATGATCAACATGACCGCGCTGCTCGCCTCTGTCTCGCGCGGATTGCCGGTTAACGTTGCAATTGATGGGCCGGCTCAGGCGACTTGGGAGCTGGGCAAGGAAATGTACTATACCCGTTACGGTCAGCTCGAACTGTCTTGCGCCAATTGTCACGAGCAGAATTATGGCAACATGATCCGGGCCGATCACCTGAGTCAGGGTCAGATCAACGCCTTCCCCGCCTACCGCCTCAAGGATGCCGCGTTGGTCGGCGTTCAAAACCGCTTCCGTGGCTGTATCCGCGACACGCGCGGCGAAACCTTTGCTGTTGGCAGCCCCGAGTTCATCGCGCTCGAGCTTTATGTCGCGTCGCGCGGCAACGGTCTGTCGGTCGAAGGCCCGTCGATCCGAAACTAA
- the soxZ gene encoding thiosulfate oxidation carrier complex protein SoxZ codes for MAQDVTPRVKVPKSAAAGEAIAIKTLISHPMESGQRKDKEGNIIPRSIINRFTCEFNGQSIVDVTMEPAISTNPYIEFAAIVPEAGEFKFTWYDDDGSVYEDIKPIELK; via the coding sequence ATGGCACAAGACGTCACACCCCGCGTCAAGGTCCCGAAATCCGCAGCCGCTGGCGAAGCGATTGCGATCAAGACCTTGATCAGCCACCCGATGGAATCCGGTCAGCGCAAGGATAAAGAAGGCAATATCATTCCGCGCTCTATCATCAATCGGTTCACCTGCGAGTTCAACGGACAGAGCATCGTCGACGTGACGATGGAACCCGCAATCTCGACCAACCCTTACATCGAATTCGCGGCCATCGTGCCCGAAGCCGGTGAATTCAAGTTCACTTGGTACGACGACGACGGCTCGGTTTACGAGGACATCAAGCCAATCGAGTTGAAGTAA
- the soxY gene encoding thiosulfate oxidation carrier protein SoxY — translation MTLTRRNVMIMGAGAFVAFGLPMRATAAGEDRIAEFTGGAAIADSGITLTAPEIAENGNTVPIEVAAPGAVEILVLAMGNPTPGVATFKFGPLAASQTASTRIRLAGTQDVVAIAKMSDGSFAKASSNVKVTIGGCGG, via the coding sequence ATGACACTGACACGACGCAACGTGATGATCATGGGGGCAGGCGCCTTTGTCGCCTTTGGCTTGCCCATGCGCGCCACCGCAGCAGGCGAGGATCGCATCGCCGAATTCACCGGAGGCGCCGCTATTGCCGATAGCGGGATCACCTTGACCGCCCCCGAAATCGCCGAGAATGGCAATACCGTGCCGATCGAGGTTGCGGCCCCAGGTGCCGTTGAAATCCTTGTGCTGGCTATGGGCAACCCGACCCCCGGTGTTGCGACCTTCAAATTTGGCCCCTTGGCCGCATCGCAAACCGCATCCACGCGCATTCGTCTTGCAGGCACGCAGGACGTGGTGGCGATTGCCAAGATGAGCGACGGCTCTTTTGCCAAGGCATCGAGCAACGTCAAGGTTACAATCGGCGGCTGCGGCGGCTGA
- the soxX gene encoding sulfur oxidation c-type cytochrome SoxX, whose protein sequence is MKRSILTVSLICATMSASAAEVAPTDVKFTDGAITDSLSGTVGDPVAGREVLANRALGNCVACHQITEMSDVPFHGEIGPMLDGTGSRWSEAELRGIVANAKMMFPDSLMPSFYRTDGYTRPGNAFTGEAADSTFGPLLTAQQVEDVVAYLVTLKE, encoded by the coding sequence ATGAAACGATCAATTCTCACGGTGTCGCTGATATGCGCGACAATGAGCGCGTCAGCGGCCGAAGTTGCGCCGACGGATGTCAAGTTTACCGATGGGGCCATAACAGACTCATTAAGCGGCACGGTTGGTGATCCGGTGGCGGGCCGTGAGGTGTTGGCCAACCGAGCGTTGGGCAATTGCGTTGCCTGTCATCAGATCACCGAGATGAGTGACGTTCCGTTTCATGGTGAAATCGGGCCGATGCTGGATGGTACAGGTTCCCGGTGGAGCGAAGCCGAACTGCGTGGCATCGTGGCCAACGCCAAGATGATGTTCCCTGACTCGCTGATGCCGTCTTTCTATCGGACGGACGGGTATACGCGACCGGGCAACGCCTTTACCGGCGAAGCGGCTGACAGCACATTCGGCCCCCTCCTCACCGCACAGCAAGTTGAAGATGTGGTCGCTTATCTGGTGACCCTCAAAGAGTAA
- a CDS encoding thioredoxin family protein, with product MKRVLTLLAAVLFSLPVAAAELGDDGLHKTDWMRDTFKDLREDLEDANAEGKRLMVMIEQRGCIYCTKMHEEVFPRPEIADFIRENFFVVQLNLHGDLEVIDFDGESLSEKQAARKWGLLFTPSILFLPEEVAEDQTAAQAAVAMMPGAFGPGTTLDLLTWVQEKRYALDTEEDFQRYHARRIAEREAEKSQ from the coding sequence ATGAAACGAGTTCTGACCCTGCTGGCCGCCGTCCTGTTTTCTCTGCCGGTCGCTGCGGCGGAATTGGGCGATGATGGCCTGCACAAGACCGACTGGATGCGTGACACCTTCAAGGACCTGCGCGAGGATTTGGAGGATGCCAACGCCGAGGGCAAAAGGCTGATGGTGATGATCGAGCAGCGCGGCTGCATTTACTGCACCAAGATGCACGAAGAGGTGTTTCCCCGCCCCGAGATTGCCGATTTCATTCGCGAGAACTTCTTTGTCGTGCAGCTCAATCTGCATGGTGATCTGGAAGTGATCGATTTCGATGGCGAGTCGCTGAGCGAGAAACAGGCGGCGCGCAAATGGGGCCTGCTCTTTACGCCGTCGATTCTGTTCCTGCCCGAAGAGGTGGCAGAGGATCAGACAGCGGCACAGGCGGCGGTGGCAATGATGCCCGGCGCCTTTGGTCCGGGCACCACGTTGGATCTGCTCACTTGGGTGCAAGAAAAGCGCTATGCGCTTGATACTGAGGAAGATTTCCAGCGCTATCACGCGCGCCGCATCGCCGAACGGGAGGCTGAGAAATCGCAGTGA
- a CDS encoding cytochrome c biogenesis CcdA family protein: MFDVSLLSAFVGGLIVFFSPCVLPIVPFYLSYMAGASMSEISAEGRLAPGVRRRAFAASVMFSAGIITVFVLLGAAAFGLSQAFRGFQTEFRLFAALVVLILGLHFLGVLRIGFLNRVFQMDAGDTRNMSVLGAYVVGFAFAAGWTPCVGGVLTAVVFTASTEATAMKGLVLLLVFGLAMTTPFMVASLFIGPFLRFASKFRRHLPKVEKAMGLLLIIFAALIATDSVNYIAQWMLETFPAFQNI; this comes from the coding sequence ATGTTCGATGTCTCTCTGCTCAGCGCCTTTGTCGGGGGATTGATCGTCTTTTTCTCGCCCTGTGTGCTGCCCATCGTCCCATTTTACCTCAGCTACATGGCCGGAGCGTCGATGTCAGAGATCAGCGCCGAGGGCCGTCTTGCCCCGGGCGTGCGCCGCCGTGCCTTTGCCGCATCGGTAATGTTCTCGGCGGGAATCATCACTGTCTTTGTTTTGCTAGGGGCAGCCGCCTTTGGCCTCAGCCAGGCGTTCCGCGGCTTTCAGACCGAGTTTCGCCTCTTTGCTGCGCTCGTCGTGCTGATCCTCGGGCTGCATTTTTTGGGTGTGCTGCGCATCGGCTTTCTTAACCGGGTGTTTCAGATGGATGCGGGCGATACCCGGAACATGTCGGTGCTTGGCGCCTATGTGGTTGGCTTTGCCTTTGCCGCAGGTTGGACGCCATGTGTGGGCGGTGTGCTGACAGCCGTGGTTTTCACTGCAAGCACCGAGGCCACGGCGATGAAAGGGCTGGTGCTGCTCTTGGTGTTTGGTCTGGCCATGACCACGCCCTTCATGGTGGCCTCGCTTTTTATCGGGCCGTTTCTGCGCTTTGCTTCGAAATTCCGCCGCCACCTGCCCAAGGTCGAAAAGGCGATGGGGCTGCTACTGATCATCTTCGCCGCGCTCATTGCCACCGACAGCGTCAATTACATCGCCCAATGGATGCTGGAGACATTCCCAGCCTTCCAAAACATCTAA
- a CDS encoding ArsR/SmtB family transcription factor, with protein sequence MLDLAHTAAEFLKAISHEGRLMILCHLATGEKTVTELEDLLSARQAAVSQQLSRLRLEGLVTPRREGKAIYYRLTDRRAIQMLETVYDLFCKQP encoded by the coding sequence ATGCTCGATCTGGCGCATACGGCGGCAGAGTTTCTCAAGGCAATCAGCCATGAGGGGCGGTTGATGATCCTGTGTCATCTCGCAACCGGTGAAAAGACAGTAACCGAACTTGAAGATCTGCTCTCGGCGCGACAGGCGGCCGTGTCACAACAGCTCTCACGCTTGCGCTTGGAAGGGCTGGTTACACCACGACGTGAAGGCAAAGCCATCTATTACCGTTTGACAGACCGGCGCGCGATACAGATGCTCGAAACTGTCTACGATCTGTTTTGCAAGCAGCCGTGA